The Coregonus clupeaformis isolate EN_2021a chromosome 35, ASM2061545v1, whole genome shotgun sequence genome includes the window TGCTGTGTTCTGTTGGTGATGGTGTGAGGCCTTAAcctcagcctccctccctctctcattccctcttccTCAGTACCATGTAGATGAGACCACTGACCAGACACAGAGGGAAGGACACCCAGGCCAGGACGTAGGCAAAGCCCAACGCAGCATCCACCTCCCCATCCGGAGACATCACTGTGTAGATTATTGCTCCACACATCACaaacagacctggagagagagagtgagaggagagtgcAAGAGGGGTTGAGGGAAGGGAATGGaatggaaaggagagagagaggagagcagggagggacagagagagagagaggagagcagggagggacagagagagagagagaggagcgcagggagggacagagagagagagagaggagagcagggagggacagacagagagagagaggagagcagggagggacagacagagagagagagagagagagagagagagagagagagagagagagagagagagagagagagagagagagagagagagagagagagagagagagggagacagagagcgagagagagagagagagaggagcgcaggaagggacagagagagagagaggagcgcagggagggacagagagcgagagagagagagaggagcgcagggagggacagagagagagagaggagcgcagggagggacagagagagagagagaagagcagggagggacagagagcgagagagagagaggagcgcagggagggacagagagagagagaggagcgcagggagggacagagagagagtgggggagaaagGAAAAAAGTAATGGTTAGTTTTAGACAGCAGTTGAGGATCATTCATTTCTTCCAAGTTGACACACCTAATCTTTAGTGACAGACTTCGTTATGTTCTGTATATTGGAGAGGGACTGAATCTGCTACTTTCCACAAGTTAACCCTGAGCCAGAGAACCGGCCCACTTCCAGCCAACTCTGCCCACATGAGCAAATTGAGTTAGCTAgctcacaacctgcttcggtagcctcctcccaatgaccaccctccaactaaccccacctggactaaggggcaacaccggactaaggggcagcatcgccTAAGGGGCAGCACAGGATAAGGGGGCAGCActggataaggggcagcaccgggacaaggggcagaacaccgactaaggggcagcaccgactagGGCAGTACCGACTATGGGCAGTACCGATAAGGGGCAGTACCGACTAAGGGCAGtaccgactaaggggcagtaccgactcagggcagcaccgggctaaggggcagcaccgggctaaggggcagcaccgggctaaggggcagcaccgacaaatggcggatcctggctggctggctctggcggatcctggctggacggctctggcggatccttgctggacggctctcccggcggatcctggctggacgggccctggcggatcctggctggacggctcatggctggcggatctggctgctcatggctggcgacggatctggctgctcagggctggctgacggacctggctgctcaGGCTGGCccccgacggatctggctgctcatggtctggctgacggatctggctgatctgTCTGGCGGGAAAGGCTCTgcgctgatcctgtctggcgtggaaggctctggctgatcctgtctggcgggaaggctctggctgatcctgtctggcggaaggctctggctgatccctgtccggcggaaggctctagcggctcctgtctggcggacggctctagcGGCCcggtctggcgggacggctctggaaggctcatggcagacggggcggctttgcaggttcagtacagacgggcggctttagcgctcgttgggcagacgggcagttcaagcgccccgttgggcagacgggcagttcaggcgccgttgggcagacgggcagtccagggtgccgttgggcagacgggcagttcaggcgccgttgggcagacgggcagttcagacgccatagggcagacgggcagttcaacgcgttgggcagacggcagactctggccggtctgaggcgcaccttaggcctggcgcgtagtgccgaaCTGGAGGccaccgggctgaggacacgcatctcagggctagtgcgggagagaaggaacaggccggactgggctggcgacgcgcacccccgtgagttctgtgcgtggagcaggaacaggccgggcagggctgtcgacgcacaccgtatccttaggtgcgtgagcaggaacaggccgggctgggctgtcgacgcacaccgtatccttggtgcgtggagcaggaacaggccgggcaggctGTCGACGctacaccgtatccttggtgcgtggagcaggaacaggccgggctgggctggcgacgcacacgcgtgggcttggtgcgtggagcaggaacaggccgggcaggggctgtcgacgcacaccgtatcccttggtgcgtggagcaggaacaggccgggcagggctgttcgacgcacaccgtatccttggtgcgtggagcaggaacaggccgggctgggctggcgacgcacaccgtaggttctgtgcgtgaggcaggaacaggccgggctgggctggcggacgcacaccgtgggcttgaggTGGCGTAGGAACAGGccgtccgtactgggaacacacaccactggctaactggggatcaggaacgggccggacggactggtaacacacatcagtctctcacgcccgttcgcaacaacttcccttcctctactcgccaatggctccgtAAGATAGCCTTCCTCCACGcctcctgtggcagcctcctgctgcccagcctaagccatgtgccccccaaaaaatttcttggggttgcctctcgtccttccgacgttggctctgccgacgccgttgctcctctctccgtcgcctctcctctgttttcGCTCCATGggacggcgatccatgccgtccaggatttcttcccacgtccaggacctctttaccgtccaacagttcctcccatgtccagaccctttgctcctgggacgcgctgcttggtccttttttggtgggttattctgtcacgatcgtctgaggaagcggaccaatacgcagcgcgtggagtgaacatgatgactttattgaATAAAGCAaccaaataaaaaaaaaagaaaaaaaaaaacagcaagaaaaagaaaaaaaaaaaaaaaaacagacaaaaaaaaaaaaaaaaaaaaaaaaaaaaataaattgCGAGTAATGATATCTAGCACAATATTTAGTTGGGTTCCAACTAAGAGATTATGACAGTAAACTAACcctcgtagtaagggacctaacattgagacagtaaactaaccctcgtagtaagggacctaacattgagacagttaACCAACCcctcgtagtaagggacctagcATTGAGACAGTTAAATCAACTCTCGTAGTAAGGGACAGTGGTCACATGGGGCTGCCTCCCACTTTGACCTGGGCTACAACATGTCTGTCCTTTACAGATTCCGTTTTTCCATGAGATCATTTTCCTGCTGGGCGGTAAGCCACACAGGGCAATATCCAGGCCATCTTCTCACCAACATTGTCAGTTGATACCAATACAAGCCAACGTTGTATACGCTGGGGGGACCATGGCTAGGTTAGACAATCGGGGAAACTCTGtgtttgatgtgatgtgatgataCTCACTGGCCAACAAGACCAACATCTTTATGAAGCCTCTATGTAGGCCTTATAAAGGGGTTATGAAGGCTTCATTAAGCCTTACAAGTGGTCGTACTCACTGGCGAGGATCTGGAAGATGGCGGTGAAGAAGAAGCGTCCTCCTTTGACCAGGGTGAAGAGCTGACACATGAAGAAGACGAGCGAGAAGAGGCAGAACAACACTGAGAGAACCATGAGGGCCTGAACCGCCTGGatccagtctggagggaggagacagaggaggtttAACATGACATATAACCAGGGTTGAATAGGTTACTTTccaaatgtaatccgttacattTACTAGTTACCTTCATTGCTGGCAGGAATGCAGTGATATCCTCCGTTAGTAGTGAGACAGCTGAACCACAGGTAACTACTCTTGGTTCCTCCTACAGTCCAGGCCTGGAACACAACACAGTGAATTCACACGACAcacccacaacacaacacaacatagtgAATTCAAACGACAcacccacaacacaacacaacacaacacagtgaaTTCACACGACACACCCACAACACAGTGAATTCACACGACACACCCACAACACAGTGAATTCACACGACACACCCACAACACGGTAAATTCACACGACACACCCACAACACAGTGAATTCACACGGCACACCCACAACACAGTGAATTCACACGACACACCCACAACACAGTGAATTCACACGACACACCCACAACACAACATAGTGAATACAAACCAAATCAAAATGTTAttttcacatgcttcataaacaggTGAAATGCTTCCCTACggccccttcccaacaatgcagaatacaataacaaataaaataataataataataataataataataataataataataataataataataataataataataataataaaataagaacaagaaaaataaaataaaataataataataataatacaaaaacaatacaaaaataataataattataattataataatagaagaagaagaagaataacaTGAGGAATCCACAAtgagcaatgatagcttggctatatacacggggtaccagtacctagtcaatgatagcttggctatatacacggggtaccagtacaagTCAATGAtcacttggctatatacacggggtaccagtacctagtcaatgatagcttggctatatacacggggtaccagtacctagtcaatgatagcttggctatatacacggggtaccagtacaagtcaatgataacttggctatatacacggggtaccagtacctggTCAAttataacttggctatatacacggggtaccagtacctagtcaattataacttggctatatacacggggtaccagtacaagTCAAttataacttgtctatatacacagggtaccttccgtcttcaagatagcgagagttgcaccccttctcaaaaaacctacactcgatccctccgatgtcaacaactacagaccagtatcccttctttcttttctctccaaaactattgagcgtgccgtctttagccaactctcttgctatctctctcagaatgaccttctggatccaaaccagtcaggttttaagactggtcattcaactgagactgctcttctctgtgtcacggaggctctctgcactgctaaagctaactctctctcctctgctctcatccttctagacctatctgctgcctttgatactgtgaaccatcagatcctcctctccaccctctccgagttgggcatctccggcgcggctcactcttggattgcatcctacctcacaggtcgctcctaccaggtggcgtggcgaggatctgtctccgcaccacgtgctctcaccactggtgtcccccagggctcagttctaggccctctcctattctctcaccaagtcacttggctctgtcatatcctcacatggtctctcctatcattgctacgcagacgacacacaattaatcttctcctttcccccttctgataaccaggtggcgaatcgcatctctgcatgtctggcagacatatcagtgtagatgacggatcaccacctcaagctgaacctcggcaagacggagctgctcttcctctcggggaaggactgcccgctccatgatctcaccatcacggttgacaactctgttgtgttctcctcccagagtgcaaagaaccttggcgtgaccctggacaacacactgtcgttctccgctaacatcaaagcggtgacccgttcctgtaggttcatgctctacaacattagcagagtacgaccctaccttacacaggaagcggcacaggtcctaatccaggctctTGTCATcgcccgtctggattactgcaactcgctgttggcagggctccctgcctgtgccattaaacccctacaactcatccagaacgctgcagcccgtctggtgttcaaccttcccaagttctctcacgtcaccccgctcctccgcacactccactggcttccagttgaagcctgcatctgctacaagaccatggtgcttgcctacggagctgtgaggggaacggcacctccgtaccttcaggctctgatcagtccctacacccaaacgagggcattgcgttcatccacctctggcctgctggcccccctacctctgcggaagcacagttcccactcagcccagttaaaactgtttgctgctctggcaccccaatggtggaacaagctccctcatgacgccaggacaactgagtcactcaccaccttccggagacacttgaaaccccacctctttaaggaatacctgggataggataaaagtaatccttctaccccaccagaaaaaaaataaaaataaaatatatatatatatatatatattgtaaagtggttgtcccactggctatcataaggtgaatgcaccaatttgtaaatcgctctggataagagcgtctgctaaatgacgtaaatgtaaatgtacaagtcaatgataacttgactatatacacagggtaccagtacctagtcaattataacttggctatatacacggggtaccagtacctagtcaatgatagcttggttatatacacagggtaccagtacctagtcaatgatagcttggttatatacacggggtaccagtacctagtcaatgatagcttggttacacaggccccgtgtagctcagttggtagagcatggtgcttgcaacgccagggttgtgggttcgtttcccacggggggccagtatgaaaaaatttatgcactcactaactgtaagtcgctctggataagagcgtctgctaaatgacgtaaatgtaaatgttatatacacggggtaccagtaccaagtcaacgATAGCTTggttatatacatggggtaccagtaccaagtcgatatgcaggggtacgaggtaattgaggtagatatgtacatataggtaggggtaaagtgactaggcaacaggatatataatagacagtagcagcagtatactgtaggtaggggtgaagtgactaggcaacaggatagataatagacagtagcagcagtatactgtaggtaggggtgaagtgactaggcaacaggatagataatagacagtagcagcagtgtatgtgatgagtgtggaagtgtggaaatgtgtgtgtggcgacagtgtgcctgtgtgtacatgttatgtgtttgtgagtgtcagtgtaagtgagtgtgtgggtggcgtccagtgtgtgtgcatagagtcaaaaagagttagtgcaaacagggtcaatgcagatagtccagttaactatttagcagtcttatggcttgggggtggaagctgttcaggtCGGAGCGGGGCGGCTATTCGTTGTGTTGTGACACACCCACAACACAGTATGAAACACAGAACACCAACCACAGCTTTAAAACACAGAACACCCAGCCACACCCATATTACAGCTTTAAAACACAGAACACCCAGCCACACCCATAATACAGCTTTAAAACACTGAACACCCAGCCACATCCATAATACAGCTTTAAAACACAGAACACCCAGCCACACCCATAATACAGCTTTAAAACACTGAACACCCAGCCACACCATAATACAGCTTTAAAACACAGAACATCCAAGCCACATCCATAATACAGCTTTAAAACACAGAACACCCAGCCACACCCATAATACAGCTTTAAAACACAGAACACCCAGCCACACCCATAATACAGCTTTAAAACACTGAACACCCAGCCACATCCATAATACAGCTTTAAAACACTGAACACCCAGCCACACCCATATTACAGCTTTAAAACACATAACACCCAGCCACACCCATAATACAGCTTTAAAACACAGAACACCCAGCCACACCCATAATACAGCTTTAAAACACAGAACACCCAGCCACACCCATAATACAGCTTTAAAACACTGAACACCCAGCCACATCCATAATACAGCTTTAAAACACAGAACACCCAGCCACACCCATAATACAGCTTTAAAACACTGAACACCAAGCCACATCCATAATACAGCTTTAAAACACAGAACACCCAACCACATCCATAATACAGCTTTAAAACACAGAACACCCAGCCACACCCATAATACAGCTTTAAAACACTGAACACCCAGCCACACCCATAATACAGCTTTAAAACACAGAACACCCAGCCACACCCATAATACAGCTTTAAAACACAGAACACCCAGCCACACCCATAATACAGCTTTAAAACACAGAACACCCAGCCACACCCATAATACAGCTTTAAAACACAGAACACCCAGCCACACCCATAATACAGCTTTAAAACACAGAACACCCAGCCACACCCATATTACAGCTTTAAAACACAGAACACCCAGCCACACCCATAATACAGCTTTAAAACACAGAACACCCAGCCACACCCATAATACAGCTTTAAAACACAGAACACCCAGCCACACCCATAATACAGCTTTTAAAACACAGAACACCCAGCCACACCCATAATACAGCTTTAAAACACAGAACACCCAGCCACACCCATATTACAGCTTTAAAACACAGAACACCCAGCCACACCCATAATACAGCTTTAAAACACAGAACACCCAGCCACACCCATAATACAGCTTTAAAACACAGAACACCCAGCCACACCCATAATACAGCTTTAAAACACTGAACACCCAGCCACACCCATAATACAGCTTTAAAACACTGAACACCCAGCCACACCCATAATACAGCTTTAAAACACAGAACACCCAACCACATCCATAATATAGCTTTAAAACACTGAACACCCAGCCACATCCATAATACAGCTTTAAAACACAGAACACCCAACCACATCCATAATATAGCTTTAAAACACAGAACACCCAGCCACATCAATAATACAGCTTTAAAACACAGAACACCCAGCCACATCCATAATACAGCTTTAAAACATAGAACACTCAATGAACTCAACTCACACGCAAAGGGTGcgttacacaggcagcccaattatgatcttttttccaccactaattggtcttttgaacaATCAGATCAGCAAAGATCAGATCAgcaaagatcagaattgggctgcctgtgtaaacacacacactcccaagaCATACATCCCCCCTCTCCCACAACATGTGCATAGCCCGTTAAAAGTAGGACAAGTGGTTCCCAGGTTCCATCGTAAAAATACATACACCCACCACCACACAcaggttcaaatagtatttgtttactTTCTAAAACTTTAGCTTGATCGAGCTTGTCTGGGCAcagtggaaccaatggaataatacagtgtagtcccaaaagtgcaagcAACCACTCCCATCTGGCGTGATTCAGGTTCAATCAAATGCTGaaatatttgaacccaggtctgacacaTCAGTTAGTTGAAGTGGCCCTGCCCTGTTCCAGATGGTTAGCAAGACTGGATAGCCCTATTACCTACTCTAacttactgacacacacacagtgctatagTACAGTAGGCAATGATATCATAGCTACTCACATTGTATTATAATAGGGTATTGGCAACAATATCATAGCTACTCACATTGTATTATAATAGGGTATTGGCAACAATATCATAGCTACTCACATTGTATTATAATAGGGTATTGGCAACAATATCATAGCTACTCACATTGTATTATAATAGGGTATTGGCAACAATATCATAGCTACTCACATTGTATTATAATAGGGTATTGGCAACAATATCATAGCTACTCACATTGTATTATAGTAAGGTATTGGCAACAATATCATAGCTACTCACATTGGCAATTGTTGACACAAACAGTAGGACCAGGATGATGAGGTGCAAGATGAGCACTCCGAGCAGGATGAGCAGCATGTTCAGATAGATCTACACGTGGAGACAAACAAACAGGAACAACAGTTATCAGACCAGGCGTCGATGGTACTGATACAGCGTCAACTTGTTCAAGTGGTACTTCATCTTGACACCAGGTGGCGCCATTTACACATTTACACATCAAACCCATATGTTACTTCAAGTTGAAAAGTAGGTATTCCGTAACATTGGAGTGGATAAAAGCATGGAGTAGGAGGACTGTCTCAACTCCTCAAAAGATATCCATTTATCTGCAGACTGtagtgttttgagagaaatgtaaAAGATGTGCAACCAATTTGCAACCAATTAAACATTTACATCGATTTTATTCATGCAGCAAAAAACAAATCGTTGGAAAAATAATATCTATAATCAACAACAGTTGCACGCTACTTAGAAAGTTTACATAGAGGTTTTGAAACGGCACATGAGTAGCCTAGTTGAGATATAAAACGAAATGCAAATCAACGCATGATCAAAACAGCTCCATATGCCTGTGGACCGTTATTTACTAGAAGCGCAGTGAGAAAATGCAACGATTAATCATTCAAACTCCCTACAAAACTATTCTATTATATTATATCAAAAATAATTTCGAATAATTGATGAAAACGCAGCCTTAGTCCAATCAGATGAAAATAGATAAATCCAACTTGATTACACTCCAAGAATAAAGTTGATAAATCCCGTTagtgggaggaggagaaggtaaataaaaaaaatatcggATATCCATCCTTTGAAAGAAACTAAAAAACGGTAAATTAAGATTCCATATTATCTCAACTTACAGAAAGCAAAGGGTGTGGTAAATTTCCCTTTAAAAATGAGTACTCATGAGTTGAAGTGGTCACAACTATTGCAGAGATCCCGCTGTAGATACTAGAAGCACTATTCCAGATGTACCACAGCAACACTCAATATTTTCTTTACGTGAGAACACCGCCCTTTGAGCGTCGCTTCGTCACTGCAGCTAGGGCCCCGCT containing:
- the LOC121551508 gene encoding peripheral myelin protein 22-like translates to MLLILLGVLILHLIILVLLFVSTIANAWTVGGTKSSYLWFSCLTTNGGYHCIPASNEDWIQAVQALMVLSVLFCLFSLVFFMCQLFTLVKGGRFFFTAIFQILASLFVMCGAIIYTVMSPDGEVDAALGFAYVLAWVSFPLCLVSGLIYMVLRKRE